Proteins from a single region of Oryza brachyantha chromosome 6, ObraRS2, whole genome shotgun sequence:
- the LOC102719497 gene encoding protein FATTY ACID EXPORT 1, chloroplastic-like — protein MAAALLRGPGAGAAAAMARRWPAPSGGVLRFAPLATSRVPASLARGSISAGVASKPLTAMCMKAEYTSSPVDPNAVTEHAEDENQQPTTVSPTNTEMDIDQEAVPQHKGAIIHDFCLGIPFGAILFSMGLVGFLFWRSTVSLTFGVAPGLAILALGVLSLKVWRSGKSSLPFILAQAAVASAVAWKHFQAYTTTKKLLPWGFYIALSAAMICFYSYVVLAGGNPPPKKKAAVVQ, from the exons atggcggcggcgctgctccgcGGGCCcggggccggggcggcggcggcgatggcgaggaggTGGCCGGCTCCCTCCGGCGGCGTCCTCCgcttcgcgccgctcgccacGTCGAGGGTCCCGGCGTCTCTCGCCCGGGGATCGATTTCCGCCGGCGTCGCGTCCAAG CCATTGACAGCAATGTGCATGAAAGCAGAGTATACCAGCAGTCCTGTTGATCCTAATGCTGTCACAGAGCATGCAGAAGATGAAAATCAACAGCCAACCACCGTCTCACCTACTAATACAGAAATGGACATAGACCAAGAGGCTGTTCCTCAACACAAGGGTGCAATAATACATGATTTTTGCCTAGGGATCCCTTTTG gtgcaattttattttccatggGTCTTGTTGGATTTCTGTTTTGGAGGAGTACCGTAAGTCTTACTTTCGGTGTTGCACCTGGCCTTGCAATATTGGCCCTTGGTGTGCTTAGCCTCAAGGTTTGGAGGAGTGGAAAGTCAAGCTTGCCCTTCATACTGGCACAAGCAG CTGTTGCTTCTGCAGTAGCATGGAAGCACTTTCAGGCGTACACCACA ACAAAGAAACTGCTTCCCTGGGGCTTTTACATTGCACTCAG TGCTGCTATGATCTGCTTCTACTCATATGTGGTACTTGCTGGGGGCAATCCACCACCAAAGAAGAAGGCAGCAGTTGTTCAGTAA
- the LOC102719777 gene encoding proteasome activator subunit 4 produces MHLYNAWLPPAVAGGAGREPAAFAGAVREARGSWRPDDPDSAYATLKWISVFDLFIKAKSDIDPEDVHALVELGLEIFHASQNKFVIQIKWGGLLIRLLKKHAKRISLGVQWRPLYDTLMRTHFKRNMGPEGWKVRQQHFETVTSLVRASRSLFPEGAAAEIWSEFRLLLENPWHNSAFEGIGFLRLFLPANSRNQDHYTTDWIAECLDIWGSVTNCNFWDIQWASIIARCIKGSISVDWEKFLPLLFTRYLNMFEVPISSGSGSYPFPLDVPRNTRFLFSSKTRTPSKAIAKSVVYLLKPKSLALEHFEKLVNFLEQFYHPSNGGRWTYPLERFLRYLVIYFERRLQHEQFEAMDDKHNCLGKEERCAFVKVVLKLLDRGQYSKDDSLAETVSIATSILSYVEPSLVLPFVATNFQLALETTTATHQLKNAVTSVAFSGRALLLSSLCSSQSDDSTTADTFNDLIVTSLSNALLGMDANDPPKTIATMQLIGSIFSNLATVGFSDDVPAFLQTTSLSDWLDEFFCRLFSVLQNLESSSPINEGYQSSIMSGTFLVEDSPYYFCMLEILLGKLSTPLFNQSLKKIAKFVNENILPGATSEVGLLCSACVHSYPEEASLYLVKPILMTIMSSFEGTPTTGYVGREVPSKIATKAMLSPALETALDYYLRVLAISMSYAGPALLNYRQELKSIIISSFQAPSWKVNGAGDHLLRSLLGSLVSYYPIDQYKPFSCQPIANIIEPWGCSKAHQDREVEMLNFTPKWHDPSQEELSFANELLEFHFQSALEDLLTICQTKYHSEAGEEKEHLKVTLLRIHSALQGVMSCLPEMRPSYKDGRSKVVEPIFFIAGSTGSTVGNSEMREKAAELIHEACRYLLKERTDDSILLALVVRIIDALVNYGSLEYDEWSSHLQAWKLESASIIEPPCNFIIPFHSQGKKRPRWALVDKTHLHNTWRCSQSSYHRYRTNADVSPSSLMVNLMNDLLDLSLHNYETVRSYAGRSLTKLLKRWPSLISNCVLTLTAKLRDSKASEHMVLGSCNILGSQTVLRHLTTDSGSLSSFIMGILESSHHESLKCQKAITELFVKYNIRFSGISRSFFKNTEHETDKPGFLSLVSHINALGFESNSLHWRYNLMANRVLLLLILASRSESDVYSQFLAKTAGHFLRNLKSQLPHSRMLAISALNTLLQGSPDKASMQDSQQSLNHPEEGSTLSTGEILNNIIQEDGFMSETLNSLSHVHIISDNDSSSRASYGASSFQSGSDKAITYFYFDFSASWPRTPSWISLVGGGTFYSSFARIFKRLIQQCGMPVISSLQNALEEFLSSKERSRQCVAAEAMAGMLHSDVSGNLESGNNWLILQLQKIMLSPSVESVPEWAACIRYAVTGKEKSGSRAPVLRHKLLDCLCTPVPQSVATSVLAKRYSFLSVALIEISAPKMSPAEDQYHVKILDELLANMSHPSAQVREAIGVTMCIACSNMRLSRLFGHGNSPDVSGDVSMVEQTGNENWSKRLTDGATELSVSIQNNISKQLETTPDSATENGLDKKEEADAKRMETIFHFIIASLKSGRSSVLLDVIIGLIYPVLSLQETSNKDLSLLAKSAFELLKWRILRRPFLETAIMTILSSANDPNWRTRSALLSYLRTFTYRHTFILSGSEKSHIWQTIEKLLVDSQVEVREHAAGVLASLMKGIDKDLSKDFRDRSYAQAQRILRARQRGAKSGHSVATIHGAVLALTASVLSVPYDMPSWLPSHVTLLARFIREPSPVKSTVTKAVAEFKRTHADTWSIQKEAFTEDELEVLRDTSSSSSYFA; encoded by the exons ATGCACCTCTACAACGCGTggctgccgccggcggtggcgggcggggCTGGCCGGGAGCCGGCGGCGTTCGCGGGGGCGGTGAGGGAGGCGCGGGGGTCGTGGCGCCCCGACGACCCGGACTCCGCCTACGCCACGCTCAAGTGGATCTCCGTCTTCGACCT TTTTATCAAAGCAAAGAGTGATATTGATCCTGAGGATGTACACGCTCTTGTAGAGCTTGGGTTGGAGATATTTCATGCATCACAGAACAAGTTCGTTATTCAG ATTAAGTGGGGAGGGCTGCTCATCAGGCTTTTGAAAAAGCATGCCAAGAGGATTTCTCTTGGCGTGCAATGGAGGCCACTGTATGATACATTGATGAGGACTCATTTCAAGAG AAACATGGGACCTGAGGGCTGGAAAGTAAGGCAGCAGCACTTCGAGACTGTTACCTCGTTGGTACGTGCATCTAGGAGTTTGTTTCCTGAAGGTGCAGCTGCTGAGATTTGGTCAGAATTCAG GCTATTGCTGGAAAATCCATGGCATAACTCAGCATTTGAAGGCATTGGATTTCTTAGGCTGTTTCTTCCTGCAAACTCAAGGAATCAGGATCATTACACGAC TGATTGGATTGCTGAATGTCTTGATATATGGGGTTCTGTCACAAATTGTAACTTCTGGGATATTCAATGGGCTTCCATCATAGCACGCTGTATAAAAGGTTCCATATCTGTTGACTGGGAAAAGTTTCTACCCTTATTGTTTACAAGGTACTTGAATATGTTTGAG GTTCCTATATCAAGTGGGAGTGGGTCATACCCCTTTCCGTTGGACGTGCCTAGGAATAcaagatttttattttccagtaaGACTAGAACTCCTTCCAAGGCAATTGCAAAGTCCGTT gTATACCTTTTGAAGCCTAAAAGTTTGGCATTGGAGCATTTTGAGAAGCTCGTAAATTTTCTAGAACA GTTCTATCATCCATCAAATGGGGGTCGGTGGACCTACCCATTGGAGCGTTTCCTACGATATCTTGTTATTTACTTTGAAAGGCGCCTTCAACATGAACAATT TGAAGCAATGGATGACAAACACAATTGTTTGGGCAAAGAAGAAAGATGTGCTTTTGTCAAAGTAGTCCTGAAATTACTGGATCGTGGTCAGTACAGCAAAGATGATTCTCTTGCTGAAACGGTGTCTATTGCAACCTCAATCCTATCTTATGTTGAACCATCTCTTGTGCTTCCATTTGTTGCGACAAATTTTCAGCTAGCCTTAGAGACA ACTACAGCTACCCATCAGTTAAAGAATGCTGTCACATCTGTTGCATTTTCTGGACGTGCACTTCTTCTAAGTTCTCTATGTTCGTCTCAATCTGATGATAGTACCACTGCTGATACATTCAATGACCTCATTGTTACTTCTCTTTCAAATGCTTTACTTGGCATGGATGCTAATGATCCTCCTAAAACTATAGCTACTATGCAGCTAATTGGTTCCATATTTTCAAAT CTAGCCACAGTTGGTTTCAGTGATGACGTGCCTGCCTTCCTCCAAACAACCTCTCTGTCAGATTGGCTAGATGAGTTCTTTTGTCGGCTGTTTTCTGTCCTTCAAAATTTGGAATCAAGTAGTCCCAT TAATGAGGGTTACCAAAGCTCAATCATGTCAGGAACTTTTCTCGTTGAGGACAGCCCATACTATTTTTGCATGCTAGAAATTCTTCTGGGAAAGTTATCAACACCTTTATTTAATCAG TCCCTGAAGAAAATTGCCAAGTTCGTTAATGAAAATATCCTTCCTGGTGCTACTTCAGAGGTTGGACTTCTTTGTTCTGCCTGTGTTCATTCATATCCTGAGGAGGCTTCACTCTACCTTGTAAAACCTATCTTGATGACTATCATGTCCTCCTTTGAGGGTACACCAACAACTGGCTATGTTGGAAGAGAAGTTCCTAGCAAAATAGCTACTAAG GCCATGCTTTCTCCTGCTCTGGAAACAGCATTAGACTACTACCTGCGGGTTTTGGCTATATCCATGAGTTATGCTGGCCCTGCTTTACTCAACTATAGACAAGAATTAAAAAGTATAATAATATCATCATTCCAGGCCCCTTCGTGGAAG GTAAATGGAGCTGGTGATCACCTCCTTCGCTCTCTGCTAGGAAGCCTTGTCTCATATTATCCAATAGATCAGTACAA GCCCTTTTCTTGTCAGCCCATTGCTAATATTATTGAACCATGGGGCTGTTCGAAAGCTCATCAGGACAGGGAAGTTGaaatgttaaattttactCCAAAGTGGCATGATCCCAGTCAAGAAGAACTATCTTTTGCAAATGAATTGTTAGAATTTCATTTCCAATCAGCATTGGAAGATCTTTTGACTATCTGTCAAACAAAATATCATTCTGAAGCAG GAGAAGAGAAGGAGCACCTAAAAGTAACCCTATTACGCATTCATTCTGCATTGCAGGGTGTAATGTCTTGCTTACCTGAAATGCGACCATCATATAAAGATGGGAGATCCAAGGTTGTGGAGCCCATATTTTTCATTGCAGGATCTACTGGTAGCACTGTTGGCAACTCAGAAATGCGTGAAAAGGCTGCTGAACTCATACATGAAGCTTGCAG GTACTTGTTGAAAGAAAGAACTGATGATAGTATACTCCTAGCACTTGTTGTACGCATAATTGATGCTTTAGTAAACTATG GTAGCCTGGAATATGACGAATGGTCGAGCCATCTTCAAGCTTGGAAGTTAGAATCTGCTTCCATAATTGAGCCTCCATGCAACTTTATTATTCCATTTCATTCTCAAGGCAAAAAGAG GCCTAGATGGGCTCTTGTTGATAAAACACACTTGCATAATACGTGGAGATGTTCACAATCATCATACCATAGATACCGTACAAATGCTGATGTATCTCCATCTAGCCTCATGGTTAATTTGATGAATGATCTCCTAGATCTCTCACTACACAACTATGAAACTGTTCGCTC GTATGCTGGAAGATCCCTAACAAAATTGCTGAAGCGTTGGCCTTCTCTAATTTCTAACTGTGTCCTCACATTGACTGCTAAATTGCGAGATTCAAAAGCCTCTGAACATATGGTGCTTGGTTCTTGCAATATTCTTGGATCTCAGACTGTTTTAAGACATTTGACAACT GACTCAGGTTCGCTCTCTTCATTTATCATGGGCATCTTGGAGAG CTCTCATCATGAATCGCTGAAGTGTCAGAAAGCTATTACTGAG cTCTTTGTGAAGTATAACATACGTTTCTCTGGGATATCAAGAAGTTTTTTCAAGAATACAGAACATGAAACAGACAAGCCAGGATTTCTCAGTTTAGTTTCTCATATAAATGCGCTGGGCTTTGAGAGTAATAGTCTGCATTGGCG ATACAATTTGATGGCCAACAGAGTTCTTCTGTTGCTAATTCTGGCATCAAGAAGTGAATCTGATGTATATTCACAATTCTTGGCAAAAACAGCTG GTCATTTCTTAAGGAACTTGAAGAGTCAACTCCCTCACTCGAGGATGCTTGCAATTTCTGCCCTGAATACACTATTACAAGGATCACCTGATAAAGCATCAATGCAAGATTCACAACAATCATTAAATCACCCTGAAGAAGGAAGCACTTTGTCCACAGgagaaattttgaataatataaTTCAGGAGGATGGATTTATGAGTGAAACACTAAACAGTCTATCTCATGTCCATATTATTTCTGACAATGACAGTTCATCGAGAGCAAGCTATGGTGCTTCATCTTTTCAAAGCGGTTCTGATAAAGCAATTACATACTTCTATTTTGATTTCTCTGCGTCGTGGCCACGCACACCAAGTTGGATTTCTTTAGTGGGTGGTGGCACATTTTATTCCAGCTTTGCTAGGATATTTAAAAGGCTAATACAGCAATGTGGAATGCCTGTAATATCATCACTTCAGAATGCATTGGAAGAGTTTCTCAGTTCAAAAGAAAGATCAAGGCAATGTGTGGCAGCTGAAGCAATGGCAGGAATGCTTCACTCTGATGTGAGTGGGAATTTGGAGTCTGGGAACAACTGGTTGATACTTCAGTTGCAGAAAATTATGCTTTCACCATCTGTGGAATCAGTTCCAGAGTGGGCAGCTTGCATTCGATATGCTGTTACTGGGAAAGAAAAATCTGGAAGTCGTGCTCCTGTTCTCAGACATAAGTTATTAGATTGCTTATGCACTCCAGTTCCTCAATCCGTGGCAACCAGTGTACTTGCCAAGAGATACTCTTTTCTGTCTGTTGCTTTAATTGAAATTTCTGCACCAAAAATGTCTCCAGCAGAGGACCAGTACCATGTTAAAATTCTCGATGAACTGCTTGCCAACATGAGCCATCCGTCTGCCCAG GTAAGAGAAGCAATTGGTGTGACCATGTGTATTGCATGCTCAAATATGCGATTATCTAGGTTATTTGGACACGGAAATTCTCCAGATGTTTCTGGGGATGTAAGCATGGTTGAACAAACAGGGAATGAAAACTGGTCAAAACGGTTAACAGATGGAGCTACTGAATTATCTGTCAGTATACAAAACAATATTTCTAAGCAACTGGAGACAACACCAGATTCAGCTACTGAAAATGGCTTGGACAAGAAAGAGGAGGCTGATGCTAAAAGAATGGAAACG ATTTTTCACTTCATAATTGCATCGTTAAAGTCGGGGAGATCATCTGTTCTACTGGATGTTATTATTGGACTTATCTACCCTGTTCTCTCATTGCAG GAAACATCAAATAAAGATTTGTCATTGCTTGCGAAGTCAGCTTTTGAGTTGCTGAAGTGGCGAATTTTAAGGCGGCCTTTTCTCGAAACTGCTATCATGACTATTCTTTCTTCAGCCAATGATCCAAATTGGCGCACCAGATCTGCATTGTTGTCATATCTCAGGACATTTACATACAG GCATACATTCATTCTTTCAGGCTCAGAGAAATCACATATTTGGCAAACAATTGAGAAGTTACTTGTGGATAGTCAAGTTGAG GTTAGGGAACATGCCGCTGGTGTCCTTGCAAGCTTAATGAAGGGCATAGATAAAGATCTCTCTAAGGACTTCCGTGATCGATCATATGCACAAGCTCAGCGTATCCTTCGTGCACGGCAAAG AGGTGCAAAGTCAGGCCACTCTGTTGCAACTATCCATGGTGCGGTTCTTGCTTTGACGGCTTCAGTGCTCTCTGTTCCATACGACATGCCAAG CTGGCTTCCTAGTCATGTAACTCTACTGGCCCGCTTTATTCGTGAGCCCTCTCCCGTGAAATCAACGGTCACAAAAGCCGTCGCCGAATTCAAGCGGACGCACGCTGACACATGGAGCATCCAGAAGGAGGCCTTCACGGAAGACGAATTGGAG GTCCTCCGCGATACatcgtcttcatcttcataCTTTGCTTAG